The DNA window TCGGTGACCATGGGTACGCGCCCGCGGCAAACTGCAGAAACCGACCTCGGAACCACAGGTGTTTTGCTGCCGAAAATATACCGGTGTGTAATAAGTTGGCTCTAAATGCGGCGCAGGTCATTGTCCTTTTAGCGAATGACCTGCGCCACAAATTTTGGTTTGCAATAAATCTTATTGCTAGCCTCCCTGCCCATGGTCGTTATTGCAACATTGATGTCGTTGATCGGTCAGGTCTCCGGCACGCCTTATATTGCGGGTGGAGATTCGCCCGCCGGGACCGATTGTTCGGGACTCGCATCGTGGATTGCGAATGCGGCAACCGATAGGCCCGTTTTTGGAAATCGATTCAACACTGGAAACGAAGAGGGTGCATTGCTGGCGCGCGGCTTCCAATATGGAACCGCTCCCAACGCGTTGGTCATCGGCTGGAACGGTGGCCACACCGCGGTGACACTGCCGGATGGAACATCGGTCTCCAGCGGTGAGCGAGGCGGCGTCCACGTCGGTGGCCCCGGCGCCTACCAGGCCGGATTCACGCATCACATGTTCCTCCCGATGGCACCGGACGGTGGTGGCGCGCCACCGCCGGATGCTCCGCCGCCATTCTTCGCTCCGCC is part of the Mycobacterium mantenii genome and encodes:
- a CDS encoding peptidoglycan endopeptidase, coding for MVVIATLMSLIGQVSGTPYIAGGDSPAGTDCSGLASWIANAATDRPVFGNRFNTGNEEGALLARGFQYGTAPNALVIGWNGGHTAVTLPDGTSVSSGERGGVHVGGPGAYQAGFTHHMFLPMAPDGGGAPPPDAPPPFFAPPPPPDASPPPPDAPPPPPDAPPQPPLDAPAPPAVLIDAPAPPPPPAP